The Candidatus Hydrogenedentota bacterium genome window below encodes:
- a CDS encoding serine protease, translated as MNSDKIVITSADVAGPKVPEAPRATHDPTIPLRWRLFSAVLVLCPPVLFLVVVLGMVAVRRSDLSRRYAHAFHYLCLLLASCILLMISALVLALHPVRQVRGPAAERSAISFDQFPSLPSGRPLTGREIAEQLSALVVVVHPDSSKPFRITGQASGAGVVVLAHGEGLLVLTSRHVIDAIRGKAKLGEYAGITLRDARETRAAVVGLHDTLDLALMWVKREGAHSEYVQPFRSFESVAIGEEVFVIGHPEGLDFSISSGLVAQVRGKDVIQLSAPVSPGNSGGPIFDSYGRLMAIVQGIVDKTKNPNAENLGFGVRVDDIQDVSAWTVADEGRDAIGILASKRAEESEVSP; from the coding sequence ATGAATTCGGACAAGATCGTCATCACTTCTGCCGATGTTGCTGGTCCAAAGGTTCCGGAGGCGCCCCGTGCAACGCACGACCCGACCATTCCATTGCGTTGGCGACTTTTCTCCGCAGTACTGGTCCTGTGTCCTCCGGTCCTTTTTCTTGTGGTCGTATTGGGAATGGTTGCCGTGCGCCGCAGTGATCTTTCCAGACGTTATGCTCACGCGTTTCACTACCTCTGTCTGTTGTTGGCCAGTTGTATCCTCCTGATGATAAGTGCTCTTGTTCTTGCACTACATCCCGTTCGTCAGGTCAGGGGTCCCGCCGCCGAGCGGTCTGCCATATCTTTTGACCAGTTTCCGTCATTGCCATCGGGGAGGCCCCTTACCGGGCGTGAAATCGCCGAGCAGCTTTCCGCGCTTGTTGTTGTAGTTCACCCCGATAGCTCAAAACCGTTCCGCATAACCGGACAGGCCAGCGGCGCCGGAGTTGTGGTGCTTGCACATGGGGAAGGGCTCCTGGTTCTTACGAGCCGGCATGTGATTGATGCGATTCGGGGAAAGGCCAAACTTGGAGAGTATGCGGGGATTACGCTTCGGGATGCACGAGAGACGCGTGCCGCTGTTGTTGGTCTTCACGATACCCTCGATCTGGCTCTGATGTGGGTGAAGCGCGAGGGTGCGCACTCGGAATATGTGCAGCCCTTTCGAAGCTTCGAGTCCGTCGCGATCGGCGAAGAGGTATTTGTTATCGGCCATCCAGAGGGACTTGACTTCTCGATCTCCAGCGGCTTGGTCGCACAGGTTCGCGGTAAAGATGTGATTCAATTGTCTGCTCCGGTCAGTCCAGGCAACAGCGGTGGCCCTATATTCGATAGCTATGGACGGCTGATGGCGATAGTTCAAGGCATTGTAGATAAGACGAAAAATCCAAATGCCGAGAATCTAGGTTTCGGAGTTCGGGTTGACGACATTCAAGATGTCAGTGCCTGGACGGTGGCGGACGAAGGCCGAGACGCGATTGGCATATTAGCGTCGAAGAGAGCGGAAGAGAGCGAGGTCTCTCCTTAG